CTCGTCCACGATCACGTTGCCGCGTTCGGGCAGCACCGCCCGCGCCGCCGCATGTGCCCCGTGCGACCAGGAGTAGTCGTCCCCGACGAGGAACCAGTGCCGCGCCCCGGTGTGCCGCATGAACGGCACGACCGCCGCGCGCAGCTGGTCGCCGGGCCGCTCGCCGAGCCGGAAGACGTGGCCCGGCCCCGCGCCGCCCTCGTTGATCACCGCATGCACCAGGGGGATCCCCTGGTCCTCGACCGCGTGCTGCACCGCGGTGAACGTCGCCGAGGTGACGCTGCCGATCAGCACCCGGCAGCCCGCGCGCAGCAGTCGGCGCGCCTCCATGGCGCCCACCTCGGGGCTGGTCGCGTCATCGCCGACGAGCAGCCGCACCCGGCTGCCGTGCAGGCCGCCCTCGGCGTTCAGTTCCTCCACCGCGAGCTCCGCCAGATGCTCGCAACCGATGGTGGACACCGCCGCGGGCCCGGACTGGCTGGTGAGCAGGCCGATCCGGTGGGTGCCGTCCTCTTCCGGCTCCGCGGCAGGCCAGCCGCAGCGCCGGGCCAGCCATTCGACTCCGCCGTCCTCGACCTGCGCGGTGAGCCGCACGGTGGTCCAGCCGGCCGCGGCGGGCTCGAAGCCCACCCGCAGGCTGCCGCGCCAGGGCTCGTCGTGTGCCACCACGATCCGCCGCCCCGGGACGAGCCCGCTGATCCGGCCCAGTATCTGCACGGTGTAGCCGTGCCGGCCACGGCCGACCGGCAGGTGGAACGTCACCGCCGCGCCGAGGGCGAGCCGGTCGCACTCGGCGTCGAAGACCCATCCGGACCCCCGCCCGGTACCGAACAGGCTGAACACCTCGTCCGGGGTGGCCGCGATCGACTCCTCGGCCGAGAGCACCACCGAGCCCAAACTTCTACCCAGCCTTTCCGGAATGTTTGGGCAACGGTTCGGCGGGCGCGGTTTCGGCGCTCGTTTTCAGATCCGTGAGCGAGGACTGAAACAGCTCCTGCAAGAAGGTCAGCGCCTCCCGTGCCGGGCCTGCCGAGTCGAGCGAGTAGTACCGGTTGCGCCCCGCCTTGCGCTCGACCACCACACCGGAGGTACGCAACACCCGCAGATGACTGGAGACCGTGGTCCTGCCGACCCGCCCGACTTTGGCCGCGATATCCCCGGCACTGCACTCGCCGTGCCGGGCGAGCACCGAGAGAATCTCCCGTCGCACCTCGTCGGCCAGCGCATCGAACGCCCGGTCCGCAGTCATCCGCCCACTCCGTTCGAGGGGAAAAGCCAATAGTCGAGCTATATCCTAGCAATCGGCAGACAAATCAGCGCGGCCGGGACCACGGTGGATACTTCTTCGGCCAGTCTACCGCGTACGATAACCCCGGGAGAAACTGACGTAAATACCAACTCGTCGGTAGCCTTCCCGGCATGCGTCTTCTCGCCAGACTGGGCAGCCCGCACATGGTCCTCGCGGTACTCACCGCGATCACCGGCGGGTACATGGGACTGGTCGTCCTCAACAATGTCACCGATTTCGGCACCAACCAGGCATTCGTCCGGCACGTGCTGGCCATGGACACCACGTTCGAGTCAGCGAACCTGATGTGGCGGGCGATCACCGACCCGGTCCTTGCGGACATCACCTATATCGCCATCATCGGCTGGGAGGCGCTCACCACGGTCGCGCTGCTGGCCGGGTTCGTCGCCTGGGTGCGCGTGCTGGCCGGCCGCGCCGCCACGAGCACCGCCCGCCACCTGTCCACTCTCGGCTGGCTCATGCAACTGGTGCTGTTCGGCGGCGGGTTCATCGCCATCGGCGGCGAATGGTTCCAGATGTGGCAGTCGGCCGACTGGAACGGGCTGGCAGCGGCCATGCGGAACGTCCTGCTCGCCTCGGTCGGCCTCATTCTCGTCCACCTGCCGAACCGGGACACCGCCCCGGCCTGATCCGGAAGGCGCGCTGGTCCCGGGTCAGGACCTCCCGGCGAGTAACTCGGCCGCGGCGCGCAGGCTCACGAGGGAGCCGCCATGCGTGTCCACTCGGCAACCCGCCCCAAGGTCCGGTCCCGGAATCCCGGTCTCCACGTGCACGACCCGCGCGCCGAGCGCGACCAGTTCGGCGACCAGCCGGGTCACCTCCGGATGCCGGTGCGCGTCCCTGGTCGTCACCACCACGTCGCCGCCCCGCGCCTGCGCCGCCAGCGCCGTCGCGTCCAGCTCCGCGACGGCCGCGCTCATCGTGCGGGTTCCCGGCAGCAGTTCGGCCAGGTGTGGCCCGAGTCCCCACGGCACCGCGCCGGCCGCCATGCTCGGCGCCACCCGCAGGTCCACGACCAGTGGCGGTCCGGTCAGCCCGGCCTGGCCACGGATCCGGATCGCGCCGCGCGCTGCCGACCACCCGGCCCCGGGGTCGATACTGTCCCCGGCCGGCGCCGGTGCGGTACCGAGTTCGGCGACCCTGGCCGCGGCCTCGGCGAGCCTGTCCCCGGCCAGCTCGCCTGCCAGGACCGCCCGCACGATGGCGTCCACGACCCGGGTCACGGCCGCCTCGTCGGCGACCTCTCCTCCGATACACAGCGCGTCCGCCCCGGCGGCCAGCGCCCGCACGGCCGCCGCGGCGAATCCCGGCACGCTGCCGAGTTCCCCGGCCACGGCGCCCATCTCCAGCGCGTCGGTGACCACCGTGCCGGTGAAACCCAGTTCCCCACGCAGCACCCCGGTGATCGCCTTCGGGTTCAGGGTCGCCGGCTCGTCACCCCAGTCCGGAACCACCAGGTGACCCGGCATCACCGCGCGCACCCCGGCCCGCACGGCCGCGCCGAACGGGACCAGCTCCGTCGCGCGCAGTTCCGCGTCGGTACGCCGGAGCACCGGGAGCGTGAAGTGGGAGTCCGTTGTGGAGGATCCATGCCCGGGAAAGTGCTTGGCGCAGGCGGCGACGCTATGTCCTTGCAGTCCGGACACGAAGGCAGCCACCTGTTCGGCCGCGGCCGCGGGATCGGAGCCGAAGGAACGCACCCCGATGATGGGGTCGTCCAGCGCGAGAGTCAGGTCGGCACAGGGCGCGAGGTTCAGGGTGATCCCGCACCGGGCGAGCCTGCCGCCGAGCCCCGCGGCGACCCGGCCGGTGAGCCCGGGGTCGGCCACGGCACCGAGCGCCAGCGGGCCCGGCACCATGGACCCGGTCCGCGCGTCCAGCCTGGTGACGTCGCCGCCCTCCTCGTCGATGCCGATGACCACCCGGTCGCGCCCGCTGCGCAGCCGCGCGGTCAGCGCCGCCACCTGCTGGTCGTCCACCACGTTCCGGGCGAACAGCACCACGCCGCCAAGCCCGCGCTCCAGCGCGGCCAGCACCCAGTCCGGCGCCTCGATGCCGTCGAACCCCGCCAGCAGGACCCCCGCGGCGAGCTCACGCAGCTCACCATCCACAACGGACACTTGTCATCCTTTCACAGCTCCGGCGGTACCACCCGCGACCAGCTTGCGCTGAACCAGCAGGAAGAACACCAGCGCGGGCACGGAGTAGAGCACGGCACCTGCCATCGCACCACTCCAGTCGGTGCCGAACGCGGTCTGGAAGGACTCCAGCCACACCGGCAGGGTGTACTTGGACGAGTCGCGCATGAACACGAAGGCGTACAGGAACTCGTTCCACGCCGTGATGAAACCGAACACCGAGGTCGCTACCAGCCCGGGACCGAGCAGCGGCAGGGTCACCCTGCGGAAGGCTCCCCAGCGGCCGCAGCCGTCCACCATCGCGGCCTCCTCCAGCTCGACCGGGATCCCGTTGACGAAGCCGCGCAGGGTCCAGACGGTGAACGGCAGCGTGGTGGCGAAGTACACCAACAACAAAGACGGCAGCGTGTTCAGCAGCCCGAGATCCTTCATCAGCAGGTACATCGGGATGAACAGCGCCTCCAGCGGCGCCAGCTGGGCCACCAGCACCAGCAGCACGAAACCCTTGCGCCCGCGGAACCGCAGCCGGGCGAGCGGGACGGCCGCGAGCAGGCCGGCGACCAGCGAGCAGGCGACCGCGCCGAGGGTCACGATCAGGCTGTTGGTCAGGTAGGTGGTAAACCCCGGCTTGCTGATCGCGGTGCCGAAGTTGTCCAGGGACACCGAGAGCGGAATCAGGTCGTACTGCGCGGACAGCACCTCGAGCCGCGGTTTGAGCGCGCTGGTGATCATCCAGTACGTCGGGAAGGCGAACACCGCGGCCACCAGCAGGCCGATGCCGCCCAGCAGGATCCGCCGTGGCCTGGTCCGGCGCGACAACAGGCTGCTCATGCTTGTCCCTCCCTGGTCCGCAACAGCAGTTGCAGGTACCGCGCGGTGAGTACCACCAGCAGCAGCACCATCAGGGTGGCCACCGCGGAGGCCACCCCGAACCGGCTGTCCGCGATCCCCTTGAGGTACAGCAGTACCGGCAGGGTGGTGCTCTCCCCGTCCGGGCCGCCCTCCCGGATGGCCCATACCTGCGCGAACACCTTGAAGTTCCACAGCACGGAGAGAAACGTCGTCAAGGTGATCAGCGGCCGCAGCGCGGGCCAGCTGACCGCGCGGAACGCCTGGGACGGCCGGGCCCCGTCGATGCTGGCCGCCTCGTACAGGTCCTTGGGCACGCTGAGCAGCCCCGCGTACAACGTGAAGGTGACGAACGGGACCGCCTGCCAGATGATCAACAGGCTGATCACGCCCAGCGTGCTCACCCCGTCGGAGAACCAGGAGTAGCCCGCGAAGCTCTCGAAGCCCAGTTTGACCAGGGTCTTGTTCAGGATCCCGTACTGCTGGTCGAACATCCACTGGAACACCGTGGTGGAGGCGATAATCGGCATCGCCCAGGCCAGTACCAGGGTCACCTGCAGGATGATCCGGACGGCAGGTGGCAGATGTCGCATCAGCAGCGCGATCAGCAGGGCACAGCACATCACCCCGCCGACGCAGGTGGCGGTGAAGGCCAGCGTGCGCAAGGTGATCGTCCAGAACTCCGGGTCGGCGAAAATCTCCTGGTAGTTCGCCAGCCCGACCCAGATCACCTCGCCGCGGACCAGCGCACCGAGGTCGAGCCTGCGCAGGCTGATCCCGACCACCTGTATCGCAGGCCAGCCGAGGAAGGCCGCCAGCACGATCACCGCGGGCGCGAGCAGCAGGTAGGGCGCGGCGCGTTCGCCGGTGAGCCGCCGGAACACCGAGCGTGCCTTGCGGCCACCGGACGGTGCCGGCGGGTGCTCACCCGCCGGCACCGTGGGAAGTACCGTTGTCATATCGGCCCAGTGCGGCGGCTCAGCCGGCCAGCGCGCTGGTGAGCGCGGAGTTGGCGTCGGCCGTGGCCGTGTCGATGTCCTTGGCCCCGGTCAGCACCGCGGTCAGCATGTCCTTCAGCGGATTCTGCCCGGCCTCGATGCTGCCCCACTCCGGGCTGGCCGGAACGGCCCGCCCGTTCTGTGCCGCCTCGGCCATCGCCTTGCCGAACGGGTCGGCTTCCAGCGCGCTGATGTCCGTGGAGGTGCCGGGCACCATGCCGCCCTCGGCGATCTTGCCCTGGTACTTGGCGCTGCTGATCAGCTTCAGGTACTCCTTGGCCAGTTCCGGGTTCTTGCTGTTGGCCGGGATGGCGAGGTTGGAGCCACCGAGGAACACCGGTGCGTTCTCACCGGCGACCTTCGAGGGGATCGGGAAGGCTCCGGTCTTCCCCTCGATGTCCGGGGCGTCCTTGGCCACCTCCGCCATCTCCCACGGCAGGCCGATGAACATCGCGACCTTGCCCTGGCCGTAGATCCCCGACTGCGCCGGGGTCTGCTCGTCGGCATCCTTCGGGGCGGTGGTGCCGGAGGACTCCACCAGCTCCTGGTAGAAGGCCAGCCCCGCCTTGGCCTCGGGCGAGTCCAGCGTGCCCTGGAAGCCGCCGTCGGTGGCCTGCGCGATCTCGCCACCCTCGTCCCAGATGAAGGACAGCAGCGTGTACCAGTTCTGACCAGGCATGTACAGCGACTGGAACTCGGGGTCGTCGCCGAACTTCTCGTTCAGCTTCGTGATCGCGTCCAGCCACTCGGCCCGTGAGCTCGGCGGCCCGCTGATCCCGGCCTCGGCGAACATGTCCTCGCGGTAGAACACCTCACGGTTGGCGGCGAAGAACGGCATCCCGTACTGCTTGCCGTCGTACTCACCGGAAGCCCGCAGGCCCTCCAGCCACTCCGACTCGTTCAGCTCGGCGGCCGAGCCGGAAAGGTCGGTCAGCACCTGCTCGGCGGCGAACTGCGGGGTCTGGGTGTTGCCGAGCTCGATCACGTCCGGCGGGTTGTCCCCGGCCAGCGCGGTCGTCAGCTTCTCCTGGATCCCGTTCCACTGCTGCACCTCGTAGTTGACCGTGACCCCCTCGTTGGCGCCCTCGAACTCGCCGTGCAGCTCATCGGTGAGCGTCTCCGGCGCGGAGCCCTCCATCATCCACACGGTCAGCGTGCGCGGGCCGTCCCCCGGCTCCTCGCCACCCGCGTCGCCGCCGGAACCGGCACAACCGGTGGCCAGCATCGCCACCGCCGCAGCCGATACCGCGCCCTTCACCCAACGTTTCACTCCTGCCACCCTCCTCGCCCGGACCACTGCCGGGTAGTTGTCTAAGTGGTGTAGACCAATGGACGTAGAGCGTGGTCCGGACCACAGGTACTGTCAAGCCGGTTGCCAATCCGTTGCAAAGCCCATCATCCGGCGGTGACCTGGCGGAATAATCGCATTCCGAAAGATCGCTGGTCGCACCGATAACGAGGCATTCACCCCCGGACCGCGGGCAGGTCTGGTTAATCGTTGACCGATGCCCGGGTGTACATTCCGGGGCCATGAGAACGGGAGGGTTATGCACAATCCAGGCGACGGGGGCTGCCCGGAGCCTGCGGAGGGCGGCTCGGGGCGCCTGGATACGAGGTGAGGTACGGACGGTAGCCGAACCTACGGCTGTGCATAGCCCTCCCTTGCATAAGACTCTGGGTGTCGTTGCGTGCGTCCTGTTGCTGACGGCAGGCTGCGCCACCACGACGGAATCGGGGAACGGGCGGGACAAAGCGGCGCTGGTGATCGCACAGGGCGGTATCGGGGACGAGTCCTACAACGATCTCGCGCTCCGCGGGTTCGAATCAGCCACCGCGGAACACGACGTCGAGGGCAGCCCGATCGAATCCGAGCAGATCGTCGCGCAGGGCGAGCAGATCCTGCGCCGCGCGGCCACCACCGGCTTCGGCCTGGTGATCGACCTCGAGTTCTCGCACGGCGAGGTCCTGCCCACCGTCGCCGCCGAACATCCGGATGTCCGATGGGCGATCCTGAACACCGAGGTTACGGGCGAGAACGTGCTCTCGATCATGTTCGCCGAGCACGAGGGCTCCTACCTCGCGGGCGCGCTGGCCGCGCTGATGACCACCCAGGACAGCAACCCGAAGATCAACCCGGACAAGAAGATCGGCGTCATCGGCGGTACCAAGTCGGTCGGCATCGACAAGTTCGTTTCCGGCTACGTGCAGGGCGCGCGGGAAACCGATCCCGAGGTCGAGGTCCTGGTCAAGTACAGCAACACTTTTGGCGACCCGGCCACCGGGAAACAGCTCGCGTCGGCCATGTACGACCAGGGCGCGGACATCGTCTTCCAGGTCGCGGGCGGCACCGGTTCCGGCGTGATCCAGGAGGCCGCCGACGCGGGCCGCTACGCCATCGGGGTGGACACCAACCAGGACGACCTCGCACCGGGCCATGTGCTCACCAGCATGGTCAAGCGCAGCGATCAGGCCGTGGCCAGGACGGTGCGGATGTTCGCCGAGAACCGGTTCCCCGGCGGGGAGACCATCCACCTCGGCCTTTCCGAACGGGGTGTCGGGCTCACCGACTTCGCGCACACCAAGCAGGACATCCCGCAGCGGGTCCGCGCCCGGATCGACGCGCTGCGCGAGGAGATCGTCAGCGGCGAGCGGGACGTCTGGAACGTGGTGGACCAGGGTTACCCGAGCTGGCTGGCC
The sequence above is drawn from the Amycolatopsis aidingensis genome and encodes:
- a CDS encoding substrate-binding protein, giving the protein MVLSAEESIAATPDEVFSLFGTGRGSGWVFDAECDRLALGAAVTFHLPVGRGRHGYTVQILGRISGLVPGRRIVVAHDEPWRGSLRVGFEPAAAGWTTVRLTAQVEDGGVEWLARRCGWPAAEPEEDGTHRIGLLTSQSGPAAVSTIGCEHLAELAVEELNAEGGLHGSRVRLLVGDDATSPEVGAMEARRLLRAGCRVLIGSVTSATFTAVQHAVEDQGIPLVHAVINEGGAGPGHVFRLGERPGDQLRAAVVPFMRHTGARHWFLVGDDYSWSHGAHAAARAVLPERGNVIVDERYVPLGTRDFTAVIEEIMRSGADLVLSTLAGADEVAFQKQSLAMGLRDRCRTLSLLLDESTRERMGDRAATGLWTSLGYFQQLPTRRNRELLARYREAFGRWAPPVSSMSAAVYETVLLYAAAVRNLRGDRHGVAGELRRLRADLPRGEVELAGPHMLRQRLHLAEARPGGFRVLDTPF
- a CDS encoding ArsR/SmtB family transcription factor, with the translated sequence MTADRAFDALADEVRREILSVLARHGECSAGDIAAKVGRVGRTTVSSHLRVLRTSGVVVERKAGRNRYYSLDSAGPAREALTFLQELFQSSLTDLKTSAETAPAEPLPKHSGKAG
- a CDS encoding DUF2165 domain-containing protein — translated: MRLLARLGSPHMVLAVLTAITGGYMGLVVLNNVTDFGTNQAFVRHVLAMDTTFESANLMWRAITDPVLADITYIAIIGWEALTTVALLAGFVAWVRVLAGRAATSTARHLSTLGWLMQLVLFGGGFIAIGGEWFQMWQSADWNGLAAAMRNVLLASVGLILVHLPNRDTAPA
- a CDS encoding glycoside hydrolase family 3 N-terminal domain-containing protein; its protein translation is MSVVDGELRELAAGVLLAGFDGIEAPDWVLAALERGLGGVVLFARNVVDDQQVAALTARLRSGRDRVVIGIDEEGGDVTRLDARTGSMVPGPLALGAVADPGLTGRVAAGLGGRLARCGITLNLAPCADLTLALDDPIIGVRSFGSDPAAAAEQVAAFVSGLQGHSVAACAKHFPGHGSSTTDSHFTLPVLRRTDAELRATELVPFGAAVRAGVRAVMPGHLVVPDWGDEPATLNPKAITGVLRGELGFTGTVVTDALEMGAVAGELGSVPGFAAAAVRALAAGADALCIGGEVADEAAVTRVVDAIVRAVLAGELAGDRLAEAAARVAELGTAPAPAGDSIDPGAGWSAARGAIRIRGQAGLTGPPLVVDLRVAPSMAAGAVPWGLGPHLAELLPGTRTMSAAVAELDATALAAQARGGDVVVTTRDAHRHPEVTRLVAELVALGARVVHVETGIPGPDLGAGCRVDTHGGSLVSLRAAAELLAGRS
- a CDS encoding carbohydrate ABC transporter permease, which codes for MSSLLSRRTRPRRILLGGIGLLVAAVFAFPTYWMITSALKPRLEVLSAQYDLIPLSVSLDNFGTAISKPGFTTYLTNSLIVTLGAVACSLVAGLLAAVPLARLRFRGRKGFVLLVLVAQLAPLEALFIPMYLLMKDLGLLNTLPSLLLVYFATTLPFTVWTLRGFVNGIPVELEEAAMVDGCGRWGAFRRVTLPLLGPGLVATSVFGFITAWNEFLYAFVFMRDSSKYTLPVWLESFQTAFGTDWSGAMAGAVLYSVPALVFFLLVQRKLVAGGTAGAVKG
- a CDS encoding carbohydrate ABC transporter permease, coding for MTTVLPTVPAGEHPPAPSGGRKARSVFRRLTGERAAPYLLLAPAVIVLAAFLGWPAIQVVGISLRRLDLGALVRGEVIWVGLANYQEIFADPEFWTITLRTLAFTATCVGGVMCCALLIALLMRHLPPAVRIILQVTLVLAWAMPIIASTTVFQWMFDQQYGILNKTLVKLGFESFAGYSWFSDGVSTLGVISLLIIWQAVPFVTFTLYAGLLSVPKDLYEAASIDGARPSQAFRAVSWPALRPLITLTTFLSVLWNFKVFAQVWAIREGGPDGESTTLPVLLYLKGIADSRFGVASAVATLMVLLLVVLTARYLQLLLRTREGQA
- a CDS encoding sugar ABC transporter substrate-binding protein, with amino-acid sequence MKRWVKGAVSAAAVAMLATGCAGSGGDAGGEEPGDGPRTLTVWMMEGSAPETLTDELHGEFEGANEGVTVNYEVQQWNGIQEKLTTALAGDNPPDVIELGNTQTPQFAAEQVLTDLSGSAAELNESEWLEGLRASGEYDGKQYGMPFFAANREVFYREDMFAEAGISGPPSSRAEWLDAITKLNEKFGDDPEFQSLYMPGQNWYTLLSFIWDEGGEIAQATDGGFQGTLDSPEAKAGLAFYQELVESSGTTAPKDADEQTPAQSGIYGQGKVAMFIGLPWEMAEVAKDAPDIEGKTGAFPIPSKVAGENAPVFLGGSNLAIPANSKNPELAKEYLKLISSAKYQGKIAEGGMVPGTSTDISALEADPFGKAMAEAAQNGRAVPASPEWGSIEAGQNPLKDMLTAVLTGAKDIDTATADANSALTSALAG
- a CDS encoding BMP family lipoprotein — translated: MLTAGCATTTESGNGRDKAALVIAQGGIGDESYNDLALRGFESATAEHDVEGSPIESEQIVAQGEQILRRAATTGFGLVIDLEFSHGEVLPTVAAEHPDVRWAILNTEVTGENVLSIMFAEHEGSYLAGALAALMTTQDSNPKINPDKKIGVIGGTKSVGIDKFVSGYVQGARETDPEVEVLVKYSNTFGDPATGKQLASAMYDQGADIVFQVAGGTGSGVIQEAADAGRYAIGVDTNQDDLAPGHVLTSMVKRSDQAVARTVRMFAENRFPGGETIHLGLSERGVGLTDFAHTKQDIPQRVRARIDALREEIVSGERDVWNVVDQGYPSWLAG